One window of the Prinia subflava isolate CZ2003 ecotype Zambia chromosome 1, Cam_Psub_1.2, whole genome shotgun sequence genome contains the following:
- the MED10 gene encoding mediator of RNA polymerase II transcription subunit 10 isoform X3, protein MAEKFDSLEEHLEKFVENIRQLGIIVSDFQPSSQTGLNQKLNFMVTGLQDIDKCRQQLHDISVPLEVFEYIDQGRNPQLYTKECLERALAKNEQVKGKIDTMKKFKSLLIQELTKVFPEDMAKYKAIRGEDPPP, encoded by the exons ATGGCGGAGAAGTTCGACTCCCTGGAGGAGCACCTGGAGAAGTTCGTGGAGAACATCAGGCAGCTCGGCATCATCGTCAGCGacttccagcccagcagccagaCGGGGCTCAATCAGAAATT GAATTTCATGGTGACGGGCTTGCAGGATATCGACAAATGCCGGCAGCAGCTTCACGATATCAGCGTGCCCTTGGAAGTTTTTGA ATACATAGATCAAGGCCGCAATCCTCAGCTTTACACTAAAGAGTGTCTGGAGCGAGCTTTGGCTAAAAATGagcaagtgaaaggaaaaattgaCACTATGAAG aaaTTTAAAAGCCTGTTAATTCAAGAACTGACAAAGGTGTTCCCAGAAGATATGGCAAAGTACAAAGCTATTAGAGGAGAAGATCCTCCTCCCTAA